One region of Mucilaginibacter sp. 14171R-50 genomic DNA includes:
- a CDS encoding SPFH domain-containing protein codes for MSETIIQLWWVFLLVGALVLYKFVLRVLCGMIIVPDDRIGLVVKKFTLYGNKRLPDGRIIAINGEAGMQAKPLAPGLYWRMWPWQYVITMEQFTIIPQDKLGLVKAKDGAPMDIGRVLGKPVDCDKFQDSQAFLENNGQKGPQAAFLTPGSYRINTFLFEIIMVPTTSIHENKVGIVTTLDGEPLEKGEIAGGSVAGHRNYQDPMAFIKAGGKKGLQEDVILAGTYYLNPWFAIVEQVEMVHIHIGFVGVVNSFVGPEGKDTSGVGFTHGNIVKKYQKGVWDEPLDPGKHPVNIYTHTVEIVPTTNIVLNWANSRTESHELDKNLCTISVRSSDGFTFNLDVSQIIHIPRNEAPKVIARFGNTKNLVSQVLEPTIANYFRNSAQKSGVIEFLTNRSQRQEDARAQITKVLNEYNVEGVDTLIGDIVPPEALMKTLTDRKIAEQERVTYEIQKSAQIERKEFESAKAGADMQPEVVKSTRQVEINTQMAASKVAAARGDAESRVINAKADAENKTIIAKADAEAKTINAKADANATEVNGSADAGKIKAIGLAEAEVTKQKTEAMGTEQYAIVRVAEALASNGIKLVPEILVNGQNGGGGNGMIDALIGSEMLKKLQREGEAKAQEPQA; via the coding sequence ATGTCTGAAACAATTATTCAACTCTGGTGGGTGTTCCTGCTGGTTGGCGCTCTGGTGCTTTACAAATTTGTATTGCGCGTTTTATGTGGTATGATCATCGTTCCTGATGACCGTATCGGTTTGGTTGTTAAAAAGTTTACCCTTTATGGGAATAAGCGGCTGCCCGATGGCCGTATCATCGCTATTAACGGCGAAGCCGGTATGCAGGCAAAACCGCTTGCCCCGGGGTTGTACTGGCGCATGTGGCCGTGGCAATATGTAATTACCATGGAGCAATTCACCATTATCCCGCAGGATAAACTGGGCCTGGTAAAGGCTAAGGACGGCGCGCCAATGGATATTGGCCGTGTACTGGGCAAACCTGTAGATTGCGATAAGTTCCAGGACTCGCAAGCCTTCCTGGAAAACAACGGGCAAAAAGGCCCGCAAGCGGCATTTTTAACACCGGGTAGTTATCGCATCAACACTTTTTTGTTCGAAATAATTATGGTGCCTACTACCAGCATCCACGAAAATAAGGTGGGCATAGTAACCACTTTAGATGGCGAGCCTTTAGAAAAAGGCGAAATAGCCGGCGGTTCTGTCGCTGGCCACCGTAATTACCAGGATCCAATGGCCTTTATAAAGGCAGGCGGTAAAAAAGGTTTGCAGGAGGACGTTATACTGGCGGGTACGTATTATTTAAACCCCTGGTTCGCTATCGTAGAACAGGTAGAGATGGTGCATATCCACATCGGTTTTGTGGGCGTAGTAAACTCCTTTGTAGGCCCCGAAGGTAAGGACACTAGCGGCGTGGGCTTTACACATGGCAACATCGTAAAAAAATACCAAAAAGGTGTTTGGGACGAGCCGCTCGACCCAGGCAAGCACCCGGTAAATATCTACACACATACGGTAGAGATTGTACCTACCACCAACATTGTGCTTAACTGGGCAAACAGCCGTACCGAAAGCCACGAACTGGATAAGAACCTGTGTACAATCAGCGTACGCTCGTCCGACGGTTTTACCTTCAATTTGGATGTTTCGCAGATCATTCACATTCCGCGAAACGAAGCGCCGAAAGTGATAGCCCGTTTTGGTAACACTAAAAACCTGGTATCGCAGGTGCTGGAGCCTACTATTGCCAACTACTTCCGTAACTCGGCTCAAAAAAGTGGCGTTATCGAGTTCTTGACTAACAGGTCGCAGCGGCAGGAAGACGCACGCGCGCAGATCACGAAGGTGCTGAACGAATATAACGTAGAAGGTGTGGATACACTTATAGGCGACATTGTGCCGCCCGAAGCCCTGATGAAAACCTTAACCGACCGTAAAATAGCCGAACAAGAGCGTGTTACTTACGAGATACAAAAAAGCGCACAGATAGAGCGTAAGGAATTTGAAAGCGCCAAAGCCGGTGCCGATATGCAGCCCGAAGTGGTAAAATCAACCCGGCAGGTAGAAATAAACACCCAAATGGCGGCTTCGAAAGTGGCCGCAGCAAGGGGTGATGCGGAATCGAGGGTGATCAATGCTAAGGCGGATGCTGAAAATAAGACCATTATAGCCAAAGCCGATGCCGAAGCTAAAACCATTAACGCTAAAGCAGATGCCAATGCTACCGAGGTAAACGGTAGTGCAGATGCCGGTAAAATAAAGGCCATAGGTTTAGCCGAAGCCGAGGTTACCAAACAAAAAACCGAGGCCATGGGTACCGAGCAATATGCCATAGTGCGTGTAGCCGAGGCACTTGCATCCAACGGCATTAAACTGGTTCCCGAAATTTTGGTGAACGGCCAAAACGGCGGTGGCGGCAATGGCATGATAGACGCTCTGATAGGCTCGGAAATGCTCAAAAAATTGCAGCGGGAGGGCGAAGCAAAAGCGCAGGAACCTCAGGCTTAA
- a CDS encoding 30S ribosomal protein S16: protein MATKIRLQRHGKKGKPFYYIVVADARAPRDGRFIERVGSYNPNTNPATIDINFEKTLEWVNNGAQPTDTCRAILSYKGVLYKKHLQGGVKKGALTEEQAETKFAEWLDQKDSKITGKKSNLNAAKDEARKLALIAEAKKKEDKAAAIAAKNAPVAEEVEEEAVAETEAPAEGEAAAADTETEAESAE from the coding sequence ATGGCAACTAAGATCAGACTGCAAAGACACGGTAAAAAAGGTAAACCTTTTTATTACATCGTAGTAGCAGATGCCCGTGCTCCAAGAGACGGTCGTTTTATTGAGCGTGTAGGCTCATACAACCCTAACACTAACCCGGCTACAATCGACATCAATTTCGAAAAAACGCTTGAGTGGGTTAACAATGGCGCACAGCCAACAGACACCTGCCGTGCAATACTGTCATATAAAGGCGTATTATACAAAAAACACTTACAAGGCGGTGTTAAAAAAGGTGCTTTAACCGAAGAGCAGGCAGAAACTAAATTTGCTGAGTGGTTAGACCAAAAAGACAGCAAAATAACAGGTAAAAAATCAAATCTTAACGCTGCAAAAGACGAAGCCCGCAAACTGGCTTTGATCGCTGAAGCTAAAAAGAAAGAAGATAAAGCTGCAGCAATTGCTGCTAAGAACGCTCCTGTAGCTGAAGAAGTAGAAGAAGAAGCCGTAGCTGAAACCGAAGCACCTGCTGAAGGTGAAGCCGCTGCTGCCGATACCGAAACTGAAGCGGAAAGCGCAGAGTAA
- the rimM gene encoding ribosome maturation factor RimM (Essential for efficient processing of 16S rRNA), whose translation MKTEDCFRLGSILKTKGLKGEMQVYIDFDGADNIKIKSLFVDIAGKLVPYFVSSIKFLQKNQAYLNLEDVDTIEKAAMLVKKDIYLPNKVKPKKKKEEFTLKDVKGFIAVDETHGELGEILDVVEYPQQLIASVNFKNKEVLFPLNVEIIKGIDVEGGEIYIDLPEGLLDVYLEG comes from the coding sequence ATGAAAACCGAGGATTGTTTCAGGCTAGGCAGCATTTTAAAAACCAAGGGCCTTAAGGGCGAAATGCAGGTATACATTGATTTTGACGGTGCCGATAATATCAAGATCAAATCGCTGTTTGTGGATATTGCCGGCAAACTGGTGCCGTACTTTGTAAGCTCGATAAAGTTTTTGCAAAAAAACCAGGCCTACCTGAACCTTGAGGACGTTGATACAATTGAAAAAGCCGCGATGCTGGTAAAAAAGGATATTTACCTGCCCAATAAGGTAAAGCCTAAAAAGAAAAAAGAAGAATTTACCCTGAAAGATGTAAAGGGCTTTATTGCCGTTGACGAGACCCACGGCGAACTGGGGGAGATACTGGATGTGGTTGAATACCCGCAGCAGCTTATCGCATCGGTCAACTTTAAAAATAAAGAAGTACTGTTTCCGCTTAATGTGGAGATCATTAAAGGCATTGACGTTGAAGGCGGTGAAATATATATCGACCTGCCGGAAGGGTTATTGGATGTTTATTTAGAAGGATAA
- a CDS encoding helix-turn-helix transcriptional regulator, whose amino-acid sequence MKNTLRVERAIKNITQADLADAIGVSRQTINTIESNKYVPSTVLALKIARVFDKPVEAIFELEDGD is encoded by the coding sequence ATGAAAAATACACTGCGCGTAGAACGCGCCATAAAAAATATAACACAAGCCGATCTGGCCGATGCTATTGGGGTATCGCGCCAAACCATTAATACCATCGAGAGCAACAAATACGTGCCGTCAACAGTATTGGCCTTGAAAATTGCCCGGGTATTTGATAAACCTGTAGAGGCTATTTTTGAACTGGAAGATGGCGATTAA
- a CDS encoding VOC family protein has product MATQVVFAPMLIIPNGITDVSFYTRAFGAEELRRFSNDDGTIHVVELSMGGAMFHIHEQWETKLVSPQKAGASTVSVNIFVEDVDTVVEQAVAAGAKITSPVQDFDYGLRQGDIIDPFGHCWQIQKKI; this is encoded by the coding sequence ATGGCAACACAAGTAGTATTTGCACCCATGCTGATCATCCCAAATGGCATAACTGATGTAAGCTTTTACACCCGTGCCTTTGGCGCCGAAGAACTGCGGCGCTTCAGCAATGATGATGGCACTATTCACGTAGTAGAACTTTCTATGGGCGGGGCAATGTTTCATATTCACGAGCAATGGGAAACCAAGCTGGTAAGTCCGCAAAAAGCCGGTGCCAGCACGGTATCGGTAAATATTTTTGTAGAAGATGTGGATACCGTTGTAGAACAGGCGGTAGCTGCCGGCGCTAAAATAACCTCGCCAGTGCAGGACTTTGATTACGGTTTACGCCAGGGCGATATCATCGATCCGTTTGGCCATTGCTGGCAAATACAGAAGAAGATTTAG
- the trmD gene encoding tRNA (guanosine(37)-N1)-methyltransferase TrmD translates to MRFDIITVLPGLLESPFAHSILQRAQKKGVAEIVVHNLRDYATGKQKSVDDYPYGGGSGMVMTIQPFAACIDKLKSEREYDEIIFMSPDGETLNQGIANQLSIKQNIIILCGHYKGIDQRIRDIYVTREISIGDYVLSGGELPAAVLVDAVVRLIPGVLSDETSALSDSFQDDMLDAPVYTRPADWNGHKVPAVLLSGNTPEVEKWRFEQALERTKQRRPDLLE, encoded by the coding sequence ATGCGTTTCGATATCATAACTGTTTTGCCGGGCTTGCTCGAAAGTCCTTTTGCCCACTCCATCTTACAGCGCGCCCAAAAAAAAGGCGTTGCCGAAATTGTGGTGCACAACCTGCGCGACTATGCCACAGGCAAGCAAAAAAGTGTTGACGATTACCCTTACGGCGGCGGCAGTGGTATGGTGATGACCATACAGCCATTTGCGGCCTGCATTGATAAGCTGAAAAGCGAACGCGAGTACGACGAGATCATTTTTATGAGCCCTGATGGCGAAACGTTGAACCAGGGGATAGCCAACCAACTATCCATTAAACAGAATATTATTATACTGTGCGGCCACTATAAAGGGATAGACCAGCGTATCCGCGACATTTACGTTACCCGCGAAATTTCCATAGGCGACTATGTACTATCGGGCGGCGAGTTGCCCGCTGCGGTACTGGTTGATGCTGTTGTACGATTGATACCGGGCGTACTGAGCGATGAAACTTCGGCCCTGTCAGATTCTTTCCAGGATGACATGCTCGATGCCCCGGTTTACACCCGGCCGGCCGACTGGAACGGGCACAAGGTACCGGCAGTATTATTAAGCGGCAACACCCCCGAGGTAGAAAAATGGCGTTTTGAACAAGCTTTGGAGCGGACCAAACAACGCCGGCCCGATCTGTTGGAGTAA
- the rplS gene encoding 50S ribosomal protein L19, with product MDLVKFVEEQSVVKNTFPSFKAGDTVSVHYKIREGNKERIQVYQGVVLQRNSVGNSETFTVRKVSNGIGVERIFPYNSPNIDKVEVNSVGKVRRAKLYYLRALTGKAARIKSKRV from the coding sequence ATGGATTTAGTAAAATTTGTAGAAGAGCAATCAGTAGTTAAGAATACCTTCCCGTCGTTTAAGGCCGGTGATACTGTTAGCGTGCATTATAAAATCAGAGAAGGTAATAAAGAGCGTATACAGGTTTACCAGGGTGTTGTTTTACAACGCAACAGCGTTGGCAACAGCGAAACCTTCACCGTACGTAAAGTTTCTAACGGCATAGGTGTTGAGCGTATCTTCCCTTACAACTCTCCAAATATCGATAAAGTTGAAGTTAACAGCGTTGGTAAAGTACGTCGCGCTAAACTTTACTACCTGCGTGCCCTTACCGGTAAAGCAGCCCGTATCAAATCAAAAAGGGTTTAA
- a CDS encoding phosphatidate cytidylyltransferase, with product MKTRAITGFFFIIIMLGSFLLGNHVFAAFYLALSCFCLYEFYSLIKKDTATPNIPAGLLSGAFLYCAFALLNHAGMFGQPALKGLHLAYGLLFIFVLSIGLVFIRELFKISVAPFANIAYTLMGMAFVIMPFTFFHALAYINHDYNFHIPMAFLLMLWSNDTGAYLVGMSIGRTKLFERHSPKKTWEGFIGGVVISAGVGYIISLYYPELSWKHWVSVGILISCFGTLGDLVESMFKRSINIKDSGTILPGHGGLLDRFDGLLLAAPVVYTYLYFALNF from the coding sequence ATGAAGACACGCGCCATAACGGGCTTTTTTTTTATTATAATTATGCTTGGGTCGTTTTTACTGGGAAACCATGTATTCGCGGCTTTTTATTTAGCGCTTAGCTGCTTTTGCCTGTACGAGTTTTATTCGCTTATTAAAAAGGATACGGCAACCCCAAATATTCCGGCAGGGCTACTGAGCGGCGCTTTTCTTTATTGCGCGTTTGCTTTGCTTAACCATGCAGGCATGTTTGGCCAGCCCGCCTTAAAGGGCCTCCACTTAGCCTACGGCTTGCTTTTTATATTTGTGTTGAGCATAGGCCTGGTTTTTATACGCGAGCTGTTTAAAATATCCGTAGCGCCGTTTGCCAACATCGCCTACACCTTAATGGGCATGGCCTTTGTTATTATGCCCTTTACCTTTTTTCATGCGCTGGCTTATATCAATCACGATTACAACTTTCATATACCAATGGCATTTTTACTTATGCTTTGGAGTAACGATACAGGCGCTTACCTGGTGGGCATGAGCATTGGCCGTACAAAGCTATTTGAGCGGCACTCACCAAAAAAAACGTGGGAAGGCTTTATCGGCGGCGTGGTTATCAGCGCCGGGGTTGGCTATATTATCAGCTTGTATTATCCGGAGCTTAGCTGGAAACACTGGGTATCTGTAGGGATACTGATCTCGTGTTTTGGCACACTGGGCGACCTGGTAGAATCTATGTTCAAGCGCAGCATCAACATCAAAGACTCGGGCACCATATTGCCGGGCCATGGTGGTTTGCTCGACAGGTTCGACGGGTTACTGCTGGCAGCCCCGGTTGTATATACTTACTTATACTTTGCTTTAAATTTTTAA
- a CDS encoding DUF2007 domain-containing protein: MEKNWVKIYTSQNFYRSEIIKQVLTGYQIDAVLLNKQASSHQAFGDIEVYIHQEDFSRAIEIMILNQINL, from the coding sequence ATGGAAAAGAACTGGGTTAAAATTTATACATCTCAAAACTTTTACCGGTCAGAGATCATCAAACAAGTGCTTACCGGATACCAGATAGATGCGGTGCTGCTTAACAAGCAGGCCTCATCGCACCAGGCTTTTGGCGATATCGAGGTGTATATACACCAGGAAGATTTTAGCCGCGCTATCGAGATCATGATTTTGAACCAAATTAATTTATGA
- a CDS encoding CPBP family intramembrane glutamic endopeptidase produces the protein MVKSAVNQISPAKQFLLFVAVFGAVFIVGNLLGIAIIAATYGLSLVMDIARLNFSNPQSITALYILQIVTTTIPIFVAPMLFAYWVMKNPREYIKPSFRLPWMLFVITFFVMLISSPLIEFLGNLNQQMALPRWLHGLEQWMKSSEESARQITVAILKMNTVWDCIKNIILIGFLTAVAEEFMFRGGLQTIFTKWTKNTHVAIWVTAAIFSAFHMEFYGFLPRLLLGALFGYFTAYSGSIWPAVWGHFLNNGTAVLVTYLYQKRHIKVNPDDTHVFSYPAYIFSGLIIIILLLVYKKIALEKKINPALHGKELG, from the coding sequence ATGGTAAAAAGTGCTGTGAATCAAATATCTCCGGCAAAGCAATTCCTGCTTTTCGTGGCAGTTTTTGGGGCGGTATTTATAGTTGGGAATTTACTGGGCATTGCCATTATTGCGGCGACCTACGGTTTAAGCCTGGTAATGGATATAGCCCGCTTAAACTTTAGCAACCCGCAAAGCATTACAGCGCTATACATTTTACAAATAGTTACTACTACTATCCCCATTTTTGTGGCGCCCATGCTTTTTGCATACTGGGTAATGAAAAACCCGCGCGAGTATATAAAACCAAGCTTCCGTCTCCCCTGGATGCTTTTTGTTATAACTTTTTTCGTGATGCTGATATCATCGCCTTTAATTGAATTTTTGGGCAACCTGAACCAGCAAATGGCGCTGCCCCGGTGGCTGCACGGCCTTGAGCAATGGATGAAAAGCAGCGAAGAAAGCGCCCGCCAGATCACCGTTGCCATACTAAAAATGAATACCGTTTGGGATTGCATCAAAAACATCATCCTTATTGGTTTTTTAACTGCCGTTGCCGAAGAATTTATGTTTAGGGGCGGCCTGCAAACCATTTTTACCAAATGGACAAAAAATACCCATGTAGCCATTTGGGTAACCGCCGCTATTTTCAGCGCCTTCCACATGGAATTTTACGGCTTTTTGCCCCGCTTGTTGCTGGGCGCGTTGTTTGGTTATTTTACCGCTTACAGCGGCAGCATATGGCCGGCAGTTTGGGGTCATTTTTTAAACAATGGCACCGCGGTGCTTGTAACATACCTTTATCAAAAAAGGCATATTAAGGTAAATCCCGACGATACGCATGTATTTAGTTATCCGGCTTATATATTTAGCGGGTTAATTATTATAATTTTGCTGTTAGTTTATAAAAAGATAGCATTGGAGAAAAAAATTAACCCTGCACTACATGGAAAAGAACTGGGTTAA
- the dusB gene encoding tRNA dihydrouridine synthase DusB, whose amino-acid sequence MSVQIGNIDLGEFPLLLAPMEDVSDPPFRYVCKQNGADMMYTEFISSEGLIRDAAKSRQKLDIFEYERPIGIQIFGSDIDHMREATEIATQAGPDLMDINYGCPVKQVACRGAGASLLQDIDKMVAMTKAVVNATHLPVTVKTRLGWDDNTKNVYEVAERLQDVGIKALTIHGRTRSQMYKGVADWTLISKIKKNPRIHIPIFGNGDIDSPEKAANWRMEYGVDGMMIGRAAIGYPWIFREVKHYFKTGQHLDKPTIAERIEVCKTHLQKSVEWKGLRTGIFEMRRHYSNYFKGVPDFKEHRMQLVTAGTIEEIMDILAQVEKKYAFEMA is encoded by the coding sequence ATGTCTGTACAAATAGGAAATATTGATTTAGGAGAATTCCCGCTGCTGCTGGCCCCGATGGAAGATGTGAGCGATCCGCCTTTCCGTTACGTCTGCAAGCAAAACGGCGCGGATATGATGTACACCGAGTTTATCTCATCAGAAGGGTTGATCCGTGATGCCGCTAAAAGCCGGCAAAAGCTTGATATTTTTGAGTATGAACGCCCGATAGGCATCCAGATCTTCGGCAGCGATATCGACCACATGCGCGAGGCTACCGAAATTGCCACCCAGGCAGGCCCCGACCTGATGGATATTAATTACGGCTGCCCCGTAAAACAGGTGGCGTGCCGTGGCGCGGGTGCAAGCCTTTTACAGGACATTGATAAAATGGTAGCCATGACCAAAGCGGTTGTTAACGCTACGCATTTGCCCGTTACTGTGAAAACGCGCTTAGGTTGGGATGACAACACAAAAAATGTTTATGAAGTTGCCGAGCGCCTGCAGGATGTTGGCATAAAGGCCTTAACCATACATGGCCGTACCCGGTCGCAGATGTATAAGGGAGTTGCCGACTGGACCCTGATAAGCAAGATAAAAAAGAACCCAAGGATACATATCCCGATTTTTGGAAACGGCGATATCGATTCGCCCGAGAAAGCGGCAAACTGGCGCATGGAATACGGTGTGGATGGTATGATGATTGGCCGGGCGGCTATTGGCTACCCGTGGATATTCCGAGAGGTAAAACACTACTTTAAAACCGGCCAGCATTTGGATAAACCAACCATTGCCGAACGTATAGAAGTTTGCAAAACCCACCTGCAGAAATCTGTCGAGTGGAAAGGCCTCAGGACGGGCATTTTTGAAATGCGCCGCCACTACAGCAATTATTTTAAAGGCGTTCCTGATTTTAAAGAGCATCGTATGCAATTGGTTACCGCCGGTACCATTGAAGAAATAATGGATATTTTAGCACAGGTAGAAAAAAAATATGCTTTTGAAATGGCGTAA
- the apaG gene encoding Co2+/Mg2+ efflux protein ApaG, translated as MATTITEGVKVSVETIYQPEYSNPMNDHFMFAYKVNIENMGNYAVRLVSRHWYIFDSNGAKREVEGEGVVGLQPVIEPGNSHEYVSGCNLKTDMGSMKGEYQMERLLDNSVFNVQIPEFYLIAPYRLN; from the coding sequence ATGGCCACTACCATAACTGAAGGTGTTAAGGTTTCAGTTGAAACAATTTACCAGCCCGAGTATTCGAACCCCATGAATGACCACTTTATGTTTGCCTATAAGGTGAATATCGAGAACATGGGTAACTATGCCGTGCGTTTGGTAAGCCGGCACTGGTACATTTTTGATTCTAACGGCGCTAAGCGCGAAGTAGAGGGAGAAGGTGTTGTGGGCCTGCAGCCGGTTATTGAACCGGGCAACTCGCACGAGTATGTAAGCGGCTGTAACCTTAAAACAGATATGGGCAGCATGAAGGGCGAATACCAGATGGAGCGCTTGCTGGACAATTCAGTTTTTAATGTACAGATCCCGGAATTTTATTTGATAGCGCCGTACAGGTTAAATTAA
- a CDS encoding ion transporter — translation MASTENQKDWRFKLHEIIYESNTRAGKAFDVGLLIAIFTSIIVVMLDSVQSIHGRYGHIFKYLEWVYTILFTIEYTLRLISIKKPWKYVFSPLGIIDLIALIPSYLSIFFIGAQSLLVFRALRLLRVFRIFKLSRFLTEINFLTVALKGSLRKISIFLLTVLSLTVILGSVMYLVERRENGFSNIPESIYWAIVTITTVGYGDISPVTPTGKFVASIVMLIGYAIIAVPTGILTHDLAIAARQKKELPESCPTCGREGHDGDASFCKFCGSALL, via the coding sequence ATGGCATCAACCGAGAACCAAAAAGACTGGCGCTTTAAGCTGCACGAGATTATTTACGAAAGTAACACGCGGGCAGGTAAAGCTTTTGATGTTGGCCTGTTGATAGCCATTTTTACCAGCATTATTGTAGTGATGCTGGATAGTGTGCAAAGCATTCATGGCCGGTATGGCCACATTTTTAAATACCTTGAGTGGGTTTATACTATACTGTTTACAATAGAATATACGCTCAGGCTCATCAGCATTAAAAAACCCTGGAAATATGTATTCAGCCCCCTGGGTATTATTGATCTTATTGCGCTGATACCGTCTTATTTGAGTATATTTTTTATAGGTGCCCAATCACTCCTCGTATTCAGGGCATTGCGGCTGCTGCGTGTTTTCAGGATATTTAAGTTGAGCCGCTTTTTAACGGAGATAAATTTTTTAACGGTTGCCTTAAAAGGAAGCCTGCGTAAGATCAGCATATTCCTGCTCACGGTATTATCGCTAACGGTAATATTAGGGTCGGTAATGTACCTGGTAGAAAGGCGCGAGAACGGCTTCTCTAACATCCCCGAAAGCATTTACTGGGCAATAGTTACTATTACCACTGTTGGCTACGGCGATATTTCGCCTGTTACGCCTACAGGCAAATTTGTGGCATCAATTGTAATGCTGATAGGTTATGCCATTATAGCGGTGCCAACGGGTATCCTAACCCACGACCTGGCGATTGCCGCGCGTCAGAAAAAGGAATTACCGGAATCGTGCCCAACCTGCGGGCGGGAAGGGCATGACGGGGACGCGTCTTTCTGTAAATTTTGCGGTTCTGCTTTGTTGTAA
- a CDS encoding zinc metallopeptidase gives MINLLFVSYNSAWLLMIVIALVSFIVQWRFKSKFKQYSEMPLLSGLSGKEVAERMLKDNGIYDVQVISVEGQLTDHYNPENKTVNLSPDVYHSRSVAAASVAAHECGHAVQHAKAYSWLGFRSAMVPVVNVASTLIQWTLMIGIMLLFFTHSPYVLAIGVVALALVTLFSFITLPVEFDASRRALAWLNNNYTVMQTRDEHEQAKDALWWAAMTYVVAALGSLATLVYYASFLFNRRD, from the coding sequence ATGATAAACCTACTATTTGTATCGTATAATTCTGCCTGGCTGCTTATGATAGTAATTGCCTTGGTAAGCTTTATTGTGCAGTGGCGTTTTAAAAGCAAGTTCAAGCAATATTCTGAAATGCCTTTATTATCCGGGCTTTCGGGGAAGGAGGTGGCCGAACGTATGCTGAAAGATAACGGCATTTACGATGTACAGGTAATTTCTGTTGAAGGCCAGTTAACAGACCATTACAACCCCGAAAACAAAACCGTTAACCTTAGCCCTGATGTATACCACAGCCGCAGCGTGGCGGCTGCGTCGGTTGCCGCGCACGAATGCGGCCACGCCGTACAGCATGCCAAAGCTTATAGCTGGCTTGGTTTCCGCTCGGCAATGGTACCGGTAGTTAACGTAGCATCGACCCTGATCCAATGGACACTGATGATTGGCATTATGCTGCTGTTTTTTACACATAGCCCCTATGTGCTGGCTATCGGGGTTGTTGCATTAGCCTTAGTAACCCTGTTTAGCTTTATTACACTGCCCGTAGAGTTTGACGCCAGCCGACGCGCATTGGCGTGGCTAAATAACAATTATACCGTAATGCAAACCCGCGATGAGCACGAGCAGGCCAAAGATGCCCTTTGGTGGGCCGCCATGACTTATGTTGTAGCTGCTCTTGGTTCGCTGGCAACATTGGTTTACTATGCATCGTTCCTGTTTAACAGGAGGGATTAG